A section of the Malus sylvestris chromosome 17, drMalSylv7.2, whole genome shotgun sequence genome encodes:
- the LOC126609594 gene encoding uncharacterized protein LOC126609594, translating to MFRAREILVRLPKRLKPTTILQPRRTFCSKSAKNANNTNAEETSVSSYQEQYKQLEKLDFMTATKMLFTAPPSKKKFGLDFHLVQLFFCCMPSLAVYLVAQYARYEIRRMEAEQEMKKKKEEETKAKEIEVNATEEKEAGSVPELLEVKVRLDKLEEALKEIVVESKKQTASGLTKDQEVGSEKKDGVKQATDTSSSDSSKPSEKDHLSKQDSGESRPALGKERVNGQHPVRNASLKDQLDKTEDGGASQDAKR from the exons ATGTTTCGCGCCAGAGAAATCTTGGTCCGGCTCCCTAAACGTTTAAAACCCACAACAATCTTACAACCAAGGAGAACATTTTGCTCCAAATCCGCTAAAAATGCCAACAATACTAACGCCGAGGAGACGAGTGTGAGTTCGTACCAGGAGCAGTATAAGCAGCTGGAGAAGCTCGACTTCATGACCGCCACCAAAATGCTCTTCACTGCTCCGCCTTCGAAAAAGAAATTTGG GCTCGATTTCCATTTGGTACAACTGTTCTTTTGTTGCATGCCTTCCTTGG CTGTGTATCTGGTGGCTCAGTATGCTCGCTATGAAATTAGAAGAATGGAAGCG GAACAGGagatgaaaaagaagaaagaagaagaaacgaaagcAAAAGAAATAGAAGTAAATGCTACCGAAGAAAAAGAAGCAGGATCTGTTCCAGAGCTTTTGGAGGTAAAAGTGAGACTAGATAAACTTGAAGAAGCACTGAAGGAAATAGTGGTTGAATCGAAGAAGCAAACTGCCAGCGGGTTAACGAAAGATCAGGAAGTAGGTAGTGAGAAGAAAGATGGTGTAAAACAGGCAACTGACACTAGTAGTTCAGACTCCAGCAAGCCTTCTGAGAAAGATCACCTTAGTAAACAGGATTCTGGAGAATCAAGACCGGCCCTCGGCAAAGAGAGAGTAAATGGTCAGCACCCGGTTCGTAATGCTTCCTTGAAGGATCAACTGGACAAAACCGAAGATGGAGGGGCTTCTCAAGATGCTAAAAGATGA
- the LOC126609609 gene encoding uncharacterized protein At2g39795, mitochondrial-like, which translates to MFRGVSSMARLIRPLRKSTPFPSSSRIPIQQTPTLHFAQEKQVSLLNPSLQPPQFRRTYISEMRKSAFEGNILRLLRREIQYELDHSPATQPVTKFKSFTVNDQPGEQWITLKRKFGEKEDIKIEATMFDGSVPIPNSKGGAGLGKDVQLHITMIVNISKKEGGNVFEIMCSAWPDTIEINKLFVRKPEKMPAQPYAGPEFKELDDELQDSLYEFLEARSINDDLAIFLHEYMKNKDKTEFIRWMGTVKSFIEKKVE; encoded by the exons ATGTTCCGAGGAGTCTCTTCCATGGCGCGCCTAATCCGACCCCTGAGAAAATCcactccttttccttcttcttccagaATCCCAATTCAGCAAACACCCACTTTGCATTTCGCACAAGAAAAACAAGTCTCCCTCTTAAACCCTTCACTCCAACCACCGCAATTCCGGCGAACTTACATCTCCGAAATGCGCAAATCGGCCTTCGAAGGCAACATTCTCAGACTCCTCCGGAGGGAAATACAGTACGAGCTCGATCACTCTCCTGCCACTCAG cCAGTTACAAAATTTAAGTCGTTTACCGTTAACGACCAGCCTGGTGAGCAATGGATAACCTTGAAGAGAAAGTTTGGAGAGAAAGAAGACATTAAGATCGAAGCCACGATGTTTGATGGATCTGTTCCTATTCCGAATTCCAAAGGTGGTGCTGGCCTTGGAAAAGATGTGCAGCTTCACATTACAATGATTGTTAATATCTCCAAGAAGGAAGGCGGCAATGTGTTTGAGATTATGTGTTCAGCTTGGCCAGATACTATAGAGATCAACAAGCTTTTTGTCCGAAAACCTGAGAAGATGCCAGCTCAGCCTTATGCGGGTCCTGAGTTCAA GGAACTTGATGATGAGTTGCAAGACTCACTTTATGAATTCTTGGAAGCAAGGAGTATAAACGATGATCTTGCTATTTTCTTGCACGAATACATGAAGAACAAAGATAAAACTGAGTTCATTAGATGGATGGGGACTGTGAAATCATTTATTGAAAAGAAAGTAGAGTGA